One region of Planktothrix tepida PCC 9214 genomic DNA includes:
- a CDS encoding tetratricopeptide repeat protein — AGSLTNLGLAYWSQGQYQKAIEFFQQSLSTSQEIGDHNGVANSLNNLGLAYRSLGQYQKTIEFNQQSLSIFQEIGDRNG; from the coding sequence TAGCAGGTTCCCTCACGAATCTGGGACTTGCTTATTGGAGTCAAGGACAATATCAAAAAGCGATAGAGTTCTTTCAGCAGTCTCTTTCTACTTCTCAAGAAATAGGTGATCACAACGGTGTAGCGAATTCCCTTAATAATCTGGGACTTGCTTATAGGAGTTTGGGACAATATCAAAAAACGATAGAGTTCAATCAACAGTCTCTTTCTATTTTTCAAGAAATAGGTGATCGCAACGGTG